The sequence AAGCAGCCAGAAGTTTACTCAGCAAAAACACTCAGTCAAATGGCACAttcatttaatttgtatttatttatccgttattttaccaggtaagttgactgagaacacgttctcatttgcagcaacgacctggggaatagttaaaggggagaggagggggatgaatgaggcaattgtaaactggggattattaggtgaccgtgatggtttgatggccagattgggaatttaaccaggacaccggggttaacacccctactcttacaataaatgccatgggatctttaatgaccgcagagagtcaggacacccgtttaacatcccatccgaaagacggcaccctacacagggcagtgtcactGCCCTGggacatttgtattttttttttagaccagaggaaagagtgcctcctactggccctccaacaccacttccagcagcatctggtctcccatccaggaaatgaccaggaccaaccaaagcttcagaagcaagccagcagtggtatgcagggtggtatgctgctggcattcATTACTAAGGTAAAATACTCCATCCACCACCATATCCCAATATACCCCAGGTCATCAGGACCTCACATACTGTACAGCAGGTTAGAGAAGCTAATGGGGCATGTGTCAGTGGGAGGCTATAAAACAGAGGAGCGATGGCATAGTGTAGCTCACACCTTGGTCTTTGAGTGCTGCATTGATCTGCTCCATGGCTGTCTGGTAAACTGTGGGATTGGACAAGATGAAGGCTACAGCCCAGAAGGTAATCTAAACAAAAGACATGTTATATCAAATATAATTATGATATCTCCAATCAAACCAATTTAAATGCCAATTAACTAGGGTATCTGGCAGATTAAAAAGATGAAGGTGAAGAGGAGCGATCGTAAATCTAATTCATATAAAACGATGCCCCTGCTTATCAGTAATAAGATTTGTCAAAAAATTACTCACTGGAATTGCATTGGCAAGCGATGCCCATAACATCAGTAATCCATAGTTGGGCAGGAATTTATCTGTGATTAAGGTGACAAGGTGTTGCAGTAACGTCTGCAAAAATGCCATACATACAATCATTTACAATGAGGTTAGGCGAAATACAGACTTTATACATTTCATCCCCTTGGAAATGTCACTATATGAGTATACAATGGTATCTATCATCCTTGTTATACATTAAAGATGTGACAATAACTAGTACGAACTCGGACCCAGGCGCAGAGAAACACAGCAGGTAGAGGTGTGGGTAAATCCAGAATGTTTTATGAAGTATTCACAGGTAAATCAACAAAGCAAGTGTACATGCGTACAAGACAAGAGACCTGAGCAACCGGCCCAGTTCCATAGAGGAACCTATATAGTCCTAAACCAGGTGAACCCAATAATCTCAATCAGGCTCACCTGGACATTAGAAACATAAGGATGCCCTCGATAACACTACatgatgacctctaacctgtaacAGGACCCCCACCCCTCAAGGAATGGCTCCCGACGTTCCACCAGGGGTAGCTGAATGTCGACGGAAATCCCGAATGAGTCTGGAGTCCAAAATGTCCCGGACCGGAACCCAGGACCGTTCCTCAGGGCCGTAATCCTCCCAGTCCACGAGATACTGAGTCCCCCGCCGGATCTGACGGCTAAAGAGTATGCGTCGCACCGTGTAGGCTGGCTGTCCCACTATCATGCGAGGCGGAGGTGGAGGCCAAGTGGCCGGAACCAGAAGACTGAACACCACATGCCTGAGTCTGGAGATGTGGAAGTTGGGATGAACCCTCATGGACCGGGGAAGATGAAGACGGTAGGCCACTGATTGATGCGCTGTAGAATCTTGAATTGCCCAACGTACCGGGGTGCCAACTTCCTAGATTCCATGCGTAGAGGCAAGTCCCTAGTAGACAGCCAGACCATCTGGCCTGGACGCAGGAGGTTGATGGCACAATCGTAGGGCCTGTGAGGTAGTTTGCTGGCCCTTTGTATGCTGAAGCCCTAAACCAAATCCCAGTAATCCCGAGGTACGCGGGAAAGATCAGGCTTGTCACTCCCAGCTGGAGGAACAGGAGTGTCGGAAGTCTCCAGACGAGAAGGACCGGAAAGGTCTGGAGAGAGATGCTGGCAGGTGAACTGGCATGAAGGATTCCATCTCTGAACTCTCCCAAAGGCCAGTCAATCTGAGGATTATGGGTGGAAAGCCACAGATGTCCAAGAACCAGGGGAAGCTCAGGAGAGTTCACCAGATGAAACTGGATAAGCTCCACATGGTCATCCAGAACTCATAGCTGAATAGGCATGGTGAGTTGCTTCACCTTCCCAGACGCTAGGGGTTGACCATCCAGTGCAGTGACCGACAATGGAGTGTCCAGCATAGTGAGTGGCAGCCTCTGTTGGCGAGCTAATGTGGAATACAGAAAATAGCCGGTAGCCCCAGAGTCTATGAAAGCAGAAATGTCCAACTGCCCATTGTCCCACCACAGATTGGCCGGAAGGAAGGTGCGTGTCGTGTCGGCAGCTGGAGACTGTATCTGACTCCCCAGTATTCTCCCGTTTACTGACGGGTCCTCCCGTTGTCCCATCAGCTCGAGACAGGGTGCCCGGAAATGTCCAGACTGTCCACAGTAAAGGCAACGTTGATTGTTAATCCTGCGCCTTCTCTCCAGAACGGAAAGTCTTGTGCGTCCCAATTGCCCCGGCACCTCTGAAGGATATGATGGGGAACCAGAGCCGAATTGAGAACTATGACGGGATACCGAACCAGCAGGCCCAGCATACGGCAATGTCACAAATGAATAATCGCCTCCCTTAGCGGAGCTAGAAACACTGGAACCAACTCggaatccctccatcctctcatgaCGACGTTCCCGAAGCCGGTTGTCAATCCGGATGGCCAGAACAATAAGCTCCTCCAGAGTGTCAGCGTTGTCCCGGGAAGCCAGTTCATCCGTGAGAACCTCGCTGTCCATTGAGAAAGACTGAGTGAAGTGCCTCTGTATTCCAACTGCTCTCAGCAGCAAGCGTCCGAAAATCAATGGCGTAATCAGGACGTAATCGGGCCAGAGCCCATCCTGAGAGCAAGGCGATGTTATATGCCACTCTGGAACGCTCGGTGGGAAACGTTGATGCCTGGAGCTCGAAGACGAGCGGACATTGGAGCAGGAACCCACGACACCTCCCAGGATGCCCCTCATAGCGCTCCGGTACCGGGAGATGAGGCTCCCGAGGGGAGGAAGACGATGAACTGGTAGAAAGTGGAGGGTTAGGAACCACCACAGGTGGTTGCTCCCGTCTGTCCGGTCTGCAGAGTGAACACAAGAGTTCCTAAATCCTCCGACAATGTGTTCAGCCGCGCCTCATGGCGACCAATCACAGCTCCATGGTGAGTGAGAGCCGACCGCAAGTGGTGGAGCTCGGAGTGTCCCTCGGATGACGGAGAAATCTCGGCTGGGTCCATTTTTTGGCTCAGGTCTACTGTGACAATAACTCTAGTACAATCTCGGACCCAGGCGCAGAGAAACACAGCAGCTAGAGGTGTGGGTAAATCCAGAATGTTTACTGAAGTATTCACAGGAAAAACCACAAAGCAAGTGCACATGAGTACAAGACAAGAGACCTTGTCCTAAACCAGGTGAATCCAACAATCCCAATCAGGCTCACCTAGACACTAGAAACATAAGGATGCCCTCCAGTGGCACCCTCAGGGATAACACTCCatgatgacctctaacctgtgaCAAAAGAGCCAAATATTGCACTAACTAGAAGTTAGAACCCCAGTATGCAGGCCAGGAACATCAGTAAGATCAATCTTAGCTGGCTGGTACAGGTGCTGTTCTGGAATCAGGATGCTCATTTCAAAGGTTTCACCTGGTCCAATGACCATTCATCAATCAGAAGCCTTTATCAAGATGATATATGGAGAATCCTTAGGGCTGACAACGAATGAGTGACAATATGATTCATATCCTAACTGGGACAACTGCCAAGGTGGGTAAAAAGTGCATCTCGTCCCATAAAGAATTATCATTACATCCATCTACAGGAGACAACCTTGGCGAAATGATTAAAATAAAATGACAATGTCAGACACCAGCTGTTGAGTTATGAGACTCAACTCAATGTCAAAATGTCAAATGTCCAATATTCAAATGAATCATCCATTCAATAAAATCATGGTATAATGATCCATTATGTCACGACTGCCAccaaaggtggctcctctccctgtttggGCGGCGcccggcggtcgtcgtcgccggcctactagctgccaccgatcctttgctttttcgtttggttttgtctgtctTGTGTTCACCTGTGTCTAGTTTAGGCTAATGAGTGGGGTATTTAATCTCGTCCTACCCGCTAGGTTTTGTGCAAGATTGTTTGTGTTACTGTCGTTGGCTTGGGTTACGTTTTACCCTGTTAAGCAGGTTTATTTCATGGGATTGTTTTTTCCCGCACGTTCGTTTAGTCAGAGGAGTGTGTTCCTCCGTTTTCGACTAGACTGCGTTCCTGTTTTCTAGTGGCTGCTTTTGTGGTCCTGTACCTGTTTTGTTGGTGGACCAGTAATAAAACGCCCTTCTTGAAAttcttgctctcctgcgcctgactccacacccacctctcctagggagaTATTGACACATTATTTAAAACGGCATTGTTCTCTATTCAAAGATAGGACTCACCCTGTTGCCTGATTCACTGGATGTCTCATCATCCTCTGCTTTGACCACCATGTTCCCCAATAGAGACAGAAGCCAGCATTTGGAACTGGCCCATTCCctgccccccaaaaaaacaactaTTTAGAAGACATACAGTGCTGTAGCCTTGTGCCTGAGCCTTCCAAAATCCTGTCTCATTTACTCAAGTACTGAAGGCTTGCTTTCCAAAGCTACCTTGTACCTTACCCTCGCATGAGTATCACATCCACACTATGTCAATAAAGGTAGCTTTTTACCTAAATCAACAGTCTGGTCAGACTGTCTTGTTTATTCTTAGATAGGCAAACTGTACAGTACATCTCAACACAAAGGTTTTGCCCTTAATTTCCTGGGATTTACTTTATGCACGTAGTCCTTAGTAAATCAACTCTATACTGCTTCCATAACAGTGCAGGTCATTTGGTTTATTGGTTAATTTTTTTCATGTGAACAACCTAATATTAGCCAGGGCCGAGGTCCAATATAAATATACAGTGTATTGGTCCAATCTATATGGTCTTATGTTACACCTAAGCAATGTACACAATGAAATGTATATCCCACTCCATTCACCTGCCTACTACAGTAGTTTGAAGACAGGAACTAACTATCAGACTAACCAGGCCTGTGCCACACTGACCTGAGGAACATGTCTGGTAGCTGGGAGCCATACTCAAAGCCCTCGTCGTAGATGGCAAACTTCTCCTTGAACTGCTCCATGGTAAAGGGACTTCCTGGAGAGTTATACTTCCCCAGTAGGTTACTCATCACAGCAGGGTACATTACGGCCCTGTCAGACATGAGAGGAGAGACGAGTCAAAGACAATTATAGAGGCTAATGGTCAGTCTGGTCAGAGGACTTTAGATCGGTACTGCTGTGTAGGGATTACGTTGGAAAAAGATCATTACGAGACTCACCACTGTTAACATCACCAGGAATTCAGCAttttttttaagaaaaaaaatccataaaatggTTCTTGAGTTGTCTGAGTGATGATCATCACCAGAGATATACGTGTGTGAAACGTTGTGTGTAATACAGGGTAATACTGCATACGAGACCATGCTGTTACATGATGAGCCAATCAAATGTAAGGTGCATGATAGTACTTTATCGCCTAACATGTTTCCTAATTCTTTCTTTCCTGTCATGTCCGTCAGTCCAGAAATTCTGGTTTAGGTAGTTCTTCCACTAAAGGTAATATTATTTCAGCTGTGAAATATGACTCCTGAGACCTGAACGATAGGTGTGGTGGACAGGACAAAGGATTGGCAGCGCCCTCTATATAGTATATTACTCATCAAAGAAGGATAGGACTACACAGTCACGTGCCAGGGGTTGATCAACCTTATGAGAACAACCTCAACGCACAGCCAGTTACCGTATTCTAATGCTAGTTAACCTAACACTAATCCTAATAAGCCAATTTCAGCGATCCATATTGCACTCCTGCCACttgtttttctaaatgttttcCTGTGTCATACCTACTGAACACTCGccacacctctccctcctctccacaaGGGATAaacagatacacagtcagagAGTGTCAGGTCCCGGGACACTGTAGCTTACCTGACCAGCTCATTGAGTCCTCGAGAGCCCTGGTCCCCCAGCGTCTCCAGGTGGTCGTTGAACTCTTCACACAAGTGGTCAGTCAGCTGAGCCACATTGCCTGGGGTCAGACGGCCCTTGATCAGAGTGTTGCATGCTGGGTGGAACTTATAGAAACTCTCCTTGCTGATGGaagctacagagagagaaacacgttGCTGTGTTATGTTTCTATTGTGTTGCTGTGTTGTCCGCTTGCCACTTTTAAACCCATTTGGACCTAACTAAAGTGAAGTGAATTGAATCCATTCAGCTTGAAGCTTCTGTTATTGTAACAGTCAGTGAGCTGGTCAGTATCAGTGTAAAAAAATAGATTGTCTATTCATAATTTATTATGAGCCTATAGATAGAACATGAATTATGTACAGAGGGTACATATCTTTCAGCACACACTCAAGAATCCATCGATCATTAATGTCCCTTGAAAACAGAGAAAAACTGAGAATGTGTTTTAttatttactactactacaaaaaaaaaaaacacttccagTCAGATGTGAAATGTGGCAGATGAGTAATCTGAACCTATGGGGAGAAGGCTGAAACCACCGGCAAGTGGACCAGCGAAGGCCAAAGTCAACTAACGTTTCAGCACAGGAAactgtaacacacacagtaaaacccCACCTGTGTTATTGACAGGCTCTTGGACTGCCTGCTCAAAATCCACATCTTTGGACATGAAAAATGTGCGAAAGTCTTCATGAAGGGTCACAAAGGTCAATCGCTTGCCAGCCGCAACAACAGTGAAGACAGGTCCATACTGGAAAATACAAATTGTAATATTTTTATAGTCATTATAATTTCGTCTTGATAAAAAAACAGACCTGGTAGTGCTCTTTTCTGGACAAGATTGTGTCAACAAATGGATAAAACTTGATGGCAGCAACAGTCCTAATCAGGGATTCTGACAGCGTTTATCAGAATCAACTTTGTTAAATAAACTTTGACATTAGATCAATAAAATGGGAGGGAGTGAAACAGGTTTAAACAGGTTGAAACATGAGTACAACATAGTAATAACACACAGCTGAACAACACAACAACCAAATTGCCACTACATCACAGGAATGCTCATCTGAATAACTATAGTGTGCGACTTCGAATGCCCCATTCATACAACTTGGCCACCCCTCCAAATAACAAAACCCCTGGCACAGCAGTCATTTCCCTGCACAACGGTTTGCATCAACAGGGTCAGCACATGCTGCTAACTAGCTCCCCAAGGCCCAGTTACATAAATTACTAAGTGAACTCAATAGGCCGTGATGAAGTTGAGAAGGCCGTGGGCAGTCTGGCACAACATTCTGCTCCTAGCTTAACAGTGGAACTGAGCTTGTTATGTGGCAGCCTACGTTGATTGAATGTATTTCTTCGGCAATATTAACGTTTTGACTTGCCATGTGTGTAGCAAATCTACCATCACAGAGTGTAGAGGTTCAGGGTTTATCGCTCATGTGTTGTCTCCCATGAGTTCTAGGAAGGGGCATCATTGATTGAAGCTGATATAGGCAGTTAATGAATTAGGGCGATCATGCTACAATTACAATGGTGGAAATAAAACCAAAGTTGATTGAATTACACACGTGTGACACAGAGTTCAGCAGGTTGAGGTGAGCTCCTGAAGAGACCAAATACCTTGGACTTTGAAAGAGAGTCCCACAGCCACATGGCATCGATATCTGCTGGTGATCATCTATCCATATATCTTATAGACCTATCTGAATTTGGCGAAGCTAAGTTGGATCAATAAcaattgtttgtgtgtgagtgtgtgagtgggcgagagagagagagatagagagagatagagagagagagagagagagatagagatagagagagagagagagagagagagagagagagagagagagagagagagagagagagagggtgagggatggGGGGACAACGTATAACACAGGGATGCAGAAGCGAACATTAGTTATCATCAATATCACAAAGTCAGACATCAAACAAGATGTTGACACCATCACAACTCAGAGATTATGTGGGCCAATATCTGTAGCATTCGAACAAATAAACAAGTAGGTAATAGGGTCGAACATGTAATATTCAGAATAAACATCAAATGAGGACGTAAAAGCATATACTATAGCCCAACCACCTGATGTTTGTTACCTTATCTCTGGCTTGAGATATGAAAGTCAGCGGAGATTTCCCAAACTCGAATGCCACACCAAACCAGGGGATCCATCCTTTTATGCATGGTGGAGCATTTGGATAATTTCCCCCAAATAAAAGATGCGCTGAAATAGCCAAGACAACCAGAAACAGTATCAACGTTATAACGTCCATCACACCTGTCTGAAACCACTAGGGCTCGCTCCGAGGCAAAAGCGGGCGTTGAAATGAAAGGAAGATTGGCCAACCAGAGCCGGGCCTCTTTCTCAGTCTGATCCAATCAGCTAAAAGAAGGTCAGAGCGTAATTTTGTAACATTGCGCGAAAAGTTGTTTCGGAAATGTAGTTTGACAGAGCCCCGATGCAGTAGGCTGTGCGATAAATTATCTTCGCATGAACTACATTTCCTGTTCTCTGGTTAAAGGTCGTTGTCCTGAAGAAGAGCAAAGTATACATTTAATCGAGCATCATGTCATCTTTGCACGTGTCGTTGTTTAAACGGTGCACAGCGTTCGGTATAAATAAGAATAACTCTAATGATCATTACTTGTCTTTTTTTTAATAATGTCTAGGGAGCTACTTTCAAACGGAATAGCAAAGTAATCGCGAACTGCTAGGCTGACTTGCATAAGGATTACAAAATGGAAGAAGACAAGTCAGGGGTCCCCCAGTGGCCTCGGGTTTCAAAGTTCATCTTGTCAGCATGTGCAGCTACTGTTGCTGAAATGGGTAGGCCAATACGTTCTGCACAATATTTTTTCCAGCTTCTTTTAGGGTACTGGTCATTGTCGAATTAATTCAATGTCAATTCTACAATTTATTTAccatattttttcattttttatttcacctttatttaagtgattacaattgagcaatttacactggagtgatatatgtgcagatgaggatgtgcaaaagagcagaaaaaccaaaacaaataggtagttggttggatggatggatggataggctatttacagatgggctgtgtacaacTGCAGCGATcgataagctgctctgacagctgacgcttaaagttagtaagggagatataagtctccaacttcagtgatttttgcaattcgttccagtcattggcagcagagaactggaagggaaagcggccaaaggaggtgttggctttggggatgaccagttgctgcgggggtgcagagctgttggccagggttggggtagccaggtgggtacgaaatgcttattgaaattctcaattatcgtggatttatcagtggtgacagtgtttcctagtctcagtgcagtgggcagctggtaggtggtactcttattctccatggacttttcagtgtcccaaaacttattggaattagtgctgcaggatgcaaatttctgtttgaaaaagctagcctttgctttcctaactgactgagtatattggttcctgacttccctgaaaagttgcatatcgcggggactattcaaagctattgcagtacgccacagggtgtttttgtgctggtccagggcagtcaagtctggagtgaaccaagggctatatctgttcatagttctacattttttgaaagggccatgcttatttaagatggtgaggaaagcacttttaaagaacaaccaggcatcctctactgactttatgaggtcaatatccttccaggattaCCGGGCCAGgtagattagaaaggcctgctcacagaagtgttttagggatcATTTGACATTgattaggggtggtcgtttgaccacggacacaggcaatgaggcagtgatcactgagacagca is a genomic window of Oncorhynchus kisutch isolate 150728-3 linkage group LG21, Okis_V2, whole genome shotgun sequence containing:
- the cyp39a1 gene encoding 24-hydroxycholesterol 7-alpha-hydroxylase isoform X2 — its product is MDVITLILFLVVLAISAHLLFGGNYPNAPPCIKGWIPWFGVAFEFGKSPLTFISQARDKYGPVFTVVAAGKRLTFVTLHEDFRTFFMSKDVDFEQAVQEPVNNTASISKESFYKFHPACNTLIKGRLTPGNVAQLTDHLCEEFNDHLETLGDQGSRGLNELVRAVMYPAVMSNLLGKYNSPGSPFTMEQFKEKFAIYDEGFEYGSQLPDMFLREWASSKCWLLSLLGNMVVKAEDDETSSESGNRTLLQHLVTLITDKFLPNYGLLMLWASLANAIPITFWAVAFILSNPTVYQTAMEQINAALKDQDTRKTKVTAEELQQMPYVKWCILEAIRLRAPGAITRRVVRPLMIQNYIIPPGDLLMVSPYWAHRNPHYFPEPEEFKPVVCPNGTPDVCCLDSLQV
- the cyp39a1 gene encoding 24-hydroxycholesterol 7-alpha-hydroxylase isoform X1 — encoded protein: MDVITLILFLVVLAISAHLLFGGNYPNAPPCIKGWIPWFGVAFEFGKSPLTFISQARDKYGPVFTVVAAGKRLTFVTLHEDFRTFFMSKDVDFEQAVQEPVNNTASISKESFYKFHPACNTLIKGRLTPGNVAQLTDHLCEEFNDHLETLGDQGSRGLNELVRAVMYPAVMSNLLGKYNSPGSPFTMEQFKEKFAIYDEGFEYGSQLPDMFLREWASSKCWLLSLLGNMVVKAEDDETSSESGNRTLLQHLVTLITDKFLPNYGLLMLWASLANAIPITFWAVAFILSNPTVYQTAMEQINAALKDQDTRKTKVTAEELQQMPYVKWCILEAIRLRAPGAITRRVVRPLMIQNYIIPPGDLLMVSPYWAHRNPHYFPEPEEFKPERWDKADLVKNVFLEGFVAFGGGRNQCPGRWYALMELQMFAALILFKYDVNLMDPLPKPSNLHLVGTQQPETPCTVQYRHR